One Nocardioides luti DNA window includes the following coding sequences:
- a CDS encoding ABC transporter ATP-binding protein, producing the protein MPAADPAVSVDGLVMRYADKVAVDELSLTVERASITAVLGPNGAGKTTTLETCEGYRRPQQGTVRVLGLDPVRDRADLLPRIGVMLQGGGAWSGVRAMEMLTHIARLHAHPLDVAMLAERLGLGDCGRTPYRRLSGGQQQRLGLAMAVVGRPEIVFVDEPTAGMDPQARRTTWALLEELRDDGVTVVLTTHYMDEAERLADRIHIIDHGQLIASGSPLELTRGGRAATIRLVVTRPFPPGSPDSLRAALGTGTEVTQLDEVSLLVTGPADASTLAKVSRWCEENDVLPESLTLGQRNLEDVFLQLTGRELTP; encoded by the coding sequence GTGCCTGCCGCCGACCCCGCCGTCTCCGTCGACGGCCTGGTGATGAGGTACGCCGACAAGGTCGCGGTCGACGAGCTCTCGCTGACCGTGGAGCGCGCCAGCATCACCGCCGTCCTCGGCCCCAACGGCGCCGGCAAGACCACCACGCTCGAGACGTGCGAGGGCTACCGCAGGCCCCAGCAGGGCACGGTGCGGGTGCTCGGCCTCGACCCGGTGCGCGACCGCGCCGACCTGCTCCCCCGCATCGGCGTGATGCTGCAGGGCGGCGGCGCCTGGAGCGGCGTGCGGGCGATGGAGATGCTCACGCACATCGCCCGGCTGCACGCCCACCCGCTCGACGTCGCGATGCTCGCGGAGCGGCTGGGTCTCGGGGACTGCGGGCGCACGCCGTACCGCCGCCTGTCCGGGGGCCAGCAGCAGCGCCTCGGGCTCGCCATGGCCGTCGTCGGGCGCCCGGAGATCGTGTTCGTCGACGAGCCCACCGCCGGCATGGACCCGCAGGCCCGCCGCACGACGTGGGCGCTGCTCGAGGAGCTCCGCGACGACGGCGTGACCGTCGTGCTGACCACGCACTACATGGACGAGGCCGAGCGCCTCGCCGACCGGATCCACATCATCGACCACGGGCAGCTGATCGCCTCGGGCTCGCCGCTGGAGCTGACCCGCGGGGGCAGGGCCGCGACGATCCGTCTCGTCGTCACCCGGCCGTTCCCGCCCGGCTCCCCCGACTCGCTCCGTGCGGCGCTCGGCACCGGCACCGAGGTCACCCAGCTCGACGAGGTCAGCCTCCTCGTCACCGGTCCCGCCGACGCCTCCACGCTCGCCAAGGTCTCGCGCTGGTGCGAGGAGAACGACGTGCTCCCGGAGTCGCTGACCCTGGGCCAGCGCAACCTCGAGGACGTCTTCCTCCAGCTGACCGGACGGGAGCTGACCCCGTGA
- a CDS encoding ABC transporter permease, translated as MSGTFTPRPGAAPLRRQVLAQASMESRLMLRNGEQLLLAVVIPVIVLFGAVEGSKHVSLGLDHPAVDVFTPGVLALAVMSTAFTSLAIATGFERRYGVIKRLGSSPLPRSGLLMGKVGGLLLIEVLQVAVISVVGLLLGWDPQPGLLGAGLGIVLGTAAFASLGLFIAGVLRAEATLAAANLVYLLLMAGGAVVLPATAYGAFGDLVRWLPSGALGDVMRDALIDGRTTWTDLAVLLAWAVLGTALTARTFTWE; from the coding sequence GTGAGCGGGACCTTCACCCCGAGGCCGGGTGCCGCTCCCCTGCGCCGCCAGGTGCTCGCCCAGGCCTCCATGGAGTCGCGGCTGATGCTGCGCAACGGCGAGCAGCTGCTGCTGGCCGTCGTGATCCCGGTGATCGTGCTGTTCGGCGCGGTCGAGGGCTCGAAGCACGTCAGCCTCGGGCTCGACCACCCGGCCGTCGACGTCTTCACCCCCGGTGTGCTCGCCCTCGCCGTCATGTCCACCGCGTTCACCTCGCTCGCCATCGCCACCGGCTTCGAGCGGCGCTACGGCGTGATCAAGCGGCTCGGTTCGTCGCCGCTGCCCCGCTCCGGCCTCCTGATGGGCAAGGTCGGCGGCCTGCTGCTCATCGAGGTGCTGCAGGTCGCGGTGATCTCCGTGGTCGGGCTGCTGCTCGGCTGGGACCCGCAGCCCGGGCTGCTGGGGGCCGGCCTGGGCATCGTCCTGGGGACCGCGGCCTTCGCGTCCCTGGGCCTCTTCATCGCCGGGGTGCTCCGGGCCGAGGCGACCCTGGCCGCGGCCAACCTCGTCTACCTGCTCCTGATGGCCGGCGGCGCCGTGGTGCTCCCCGCTACGGCGTACGGCGCCTTCGGGGACCTGGTGCGCTGGCTGCCGTCCGGGGCCCTGGGCGACGTCATGCGCGACGCGCTCATCGACGGCCGGACCACCTGGACCGACCTCGCCGTACTGCTCGCCTGGGCCGTGCTCGGCACCGCCCTGACCGCTAGGACCTTCACGTGGGAGTGA
- a CDS encoding COX15/CtaA family protein — MGVTARLPDRLRHLDDWLRGWGWASLVANGVLVVTGGVVRLTGSGLGCPTWPRCTEESFTPHGAYNVHSVIEFGNRMLTYVLVAVAVATFVAAWQSGRRDLRRIALVMALGIPAQAVIGGITVLTDLNPWIVSFHLLCSLAIIGVAVLFLQRVDHPAPVVARGPVVGLAWATFAAAWLVLYVGTVVTGSGPHAGDVKAPRNGLDPLQLSQLHADVVFLFVGLTVGLLFTLLATGASAPARTAVVVLLALEVGQGAIGFVQYFTDLPIVLVGFHMLGAALISASVTHVLLRVREPA; from the coding sequence GTGGGAGTGACCGCCCGCCTGCCCGACCGCCTGCGCCACCTCGACGACTGGCTGCGGGGCTGGGGCTGGGCCTCGCTCGTCGCCAACGGCGTCCTCGTCGTCACCGGCGGCGTGGTCCGGCTGACCGGCTCCGGGCTCGGGTGCCCGACGTGGCCGCGCTGCACGGAGGAGTCGTTCACCCCGCACGGCGCCTACAACGTGCACTCGGTCATCGAGTTCGGCAACCGGATGCTGACCTACGTCCTGGTCGCCGTCGCCGTCGCGACCTTCGTGGCCGCCTGGCAGTCGGGCCGCCGGGACCTGCGTCGGATCGCCCTGGTCATGGCCCTGGGCATCCCCGCGCAGGCGGTGATCGGCGGCATCACGGTGCTGACCGACCTCAACCCGTGGATCGTGTCCTTCCACCTTCTGTGCTCGCTGGCGATCATCGGCGTCGCGGTCCTGTTCCTGCAGCGCGTCGACCACCCCGCACCGGTCGTCGCCCGCGGGCCCGTGGTCGGGTTGGCCTGGGCGACGTTCGCGGCCGCCTGGCTGGTGCTGTACGTCGGCACGGTGGTGACCGGCTCCGGGCCCCACGCCGGCGACGTCAAGGCGCCGCGCAACGGCCTCGACCCGCTCCAGCTGAGCCAGCTGCACGCCGACGTGGTCTTCCTCTTCGTCGGGCTCACGGTCGGGCTGCTCTTCACGCTGCTCGCGACGGGGGCGTCGGCGCCCGCCCGCACCGCCGTGGTCGTCCTGCTGGCCCTCGAGGTGGGCCAGGGCGCCATCGGCTTCGTGCAGTACTTCACCGACCTGCCGATCGTGCTGGTCGGCTTCCACATGCTCGGTGCGGCGCTGATCTCGGCCAGCGTCACGCACGTGCTGCTGCGGGTCCGCGAACCCGCCTGA
- a CDS encoding heme o synthase, whose protein sequence is MTYVGQSASAAQQEEAAPATFKDVVAAYVGLTKPRVIELLLLTTVPVMFFAARGIPPLGLVVATVIGGTFSAGSASVFNCVYDRDIDEQMRRTRRRALPRHIVSPRSALVFGFVLGILSTVILAVWVNPLSALLSVGANAFYVFGYTMLLKRRTTQNIVWGGLAGCFPALIGWTAVTGALSWVPVVLFMVVFFWTPPHTWALALRYREDYANVDVPMLPVVAPAREVGRQIVLYSWVMVATSLLLWPVAGTGLFYPIAAAVLGAGFLVEAHRMWGRTKGTESLTAIQPMRLFHSSNLYLSLLFVAVALDPLLTR, encoded by the coding sequence GTGACGTACGTCGGCCAGTCGGCCTCTGCTGCCCAGCAGGAGGAAGCGGCTCCGGCGACCTTCAAGGACGTGGTCGCGGCGTACGTCGGGCTGACCAAGCCGCGGGTCATCGAGCTGCTGCTCCTGACCACCGTGCCGGTCATGTTCTTCGCGGCGCGGGGCATCCCGCCGCTCGGCCTCGTGGTCGCCACCGTCATCGGCGGCACGTTCTCCGCCGGATCCGCCTCGGTGTTCAACTGCGTCTACGACCGCGACATCGACGAGCAGATGCGGCGCACCCGTCGCCGTGCCCTGCCGCGGCACATCGTGTCGCCGCGCTCGGCCCTGGTCTTCGGCTTCGTGCTCGGCATCCTCTCGACGGTGATCCTCGCCGTCTGGGTCAACCCGCTCTCGGCGCTCCTGTCCGTCGGTGCGAACGCGTTCTACGTCTTCGGCTACACGATGCTGCTGAAGCGCCGCACCACCCAGAACATCGTCTGGGGCGGGCTCGCCGGCTGCTTCCCGGCGCTGATCGGCTGGACCGCCGTCACCGGCGCCCTGTCGTGGGTCCCCGTCGTGCTCTTCATGGTCGTCTTCTTCTGGACGCCCCCGCACACCTGGGCGCTGGCGCTGCGCTACCGCGAGGACTACGCGAACGTCGACGTCCCGATGCTCCCCGTCGTCGCCCCCGCCCGCGAGGTCGGCCGCCAGATCGTGCTCTACAGCTGGGTGATGGTCGCGACCTCGCTGCTGCTGTGGCCGGTCGCGGGCACGGGCCTGTTCTACCCGATCGCCGCGGCGGTGCTCGGCGCCGGCTTCCTGGTCGAGGCGCACCGCATGTGGGGGCGCACCAAGGGCACCGAGAGCCTCACCGCGATCCAGCCGATGCGGCTCTTCCACTCCTCGAACCTCTACCTGTCGCTGCTGTTCGTGGCCGTCGCGCTCGACCCGCTGCTGACCCGCTGA
- the tkt gene encoding transketolase: MSSTAGLDWTELDDKAVDTARVLAMDAVQKVGNGHPGTAMSLAPAAYLLFQKVMRHDPADPRWIARDRFVLSCGHSSITLYTQLFLGGFGLELEDLRALRTWGSKTPGHPELHHTAGVEVTTGPLGQGVANAVGMAMEARRVHGLLDPEAAPGKSLFDHHVYVLCSDGDLQEGVSGEASSIAGTQELGNLTVVYDRNRISIEGNTDIAFTEDVAKRYEAYGWDVQVVDWTNGGKKYVEDVPALYDAITAAGKVTDKPSLIVLDTIIAWPAPNAQGTEKAHGSALGDAEVAATKEVLGWDPELTFQVPEEVLAHTRQLGERGSAWGAAWDEQYAAWADAHPERATLLHRLKSRALPEGLEAALPTFEASEKGVATRVASSEVINAVAPLMPELWGGSADLAGSNNTTIKGAPSFLPKSRGVEEWKADPHQGRVLHFGIREHGMGAIMNGIAADALTRVFGGTFLTFSDYMRGAVRVAALSQLPVTYVWTHDSIGLGEDGPTHQPVEHLAALRAMPGLDVVRPADANETAACWFTILGHTDRPAALALTRQNVPVFPRGAEGFAETSEVHRGAYVLVDAEGGRPDVILLATGSEVQLAVQARTRLAEEGVQARVVSMPCLEWFEAQDQSYRDTVIPPIVKARVSVEAGVKQGWREYVGDHGRIVSIDHYGASADYARLYQEFGITAEAVVAAAHDSIRTVQD; encoded by the coding sequence GTGAGCAGCACCGCTGGACTGGACTGGACCGAGCTCGACGACAAGGCGGTGGACACCGCGCGCGTCCTGGCCATGGATGCGGTGCAGAAGGTGGGCAACGGCCACCCCGGCACGGCCATGAGCCTGGCCCCCGCGGCGTACCTCCTCTTCCAGAAGGTCATGCGGCACGACCCGGCCGACCCGCGCTGGATCGCGCGCGACCGCTTCGTGCTCTCGTGCGGCCACTCGAGCATCACGCTCTACACGCAGCTGTTCCTCGGCGGCTTCGGCCTCGAGCTCGAGGACCTGCGCGCGCTGCGCACCTGGGGCTCCAAGACCCCCGGTCACCCGGAGCTCCACCACACCGCCGGCGTCGAGGTCACCACCGGCCCGCTCGGCCAGGGCGTCGCGAACGCCGTCGGCATGGCCATGGAGGCCCGCCGCGTGCACGGCCTGCTCGACCCCGAGGCCGCCCCCGGCAAGAGCCTCTTCGACCACCACGTCTACGTCCTCTGCTCCGACGGCGACCTCCAGGAGGGCGTGAGCGGCGAGGCCAGCTCGATCGCCGGCACCCAGGAGCTCGGCAACCTGACGGTCGTCTACGACCGCAACCGGATCTCGATCGAGGGCAACACCGACATCGCCTTCACCGAGGACGTCGCGAAGCGTTACGAGGCCTACGGCTGGGACGTGCAGGTCGTCGACTGGACCAACGGCGGCAAGAAGTACGTCGAGGACGTCCCGGCGCTGTACGACGCGATCACCGCCGCCGGCAAGGTCACGGACAAGCCGTCGCTCATCGTGCTCGACACGATCATCGCCTGGCCCGCGCCCAACGCCCAGGGCACCGAGAAGGCCCACGGCAGCGCGCTCGGCGACGCCGAGGTCGCGGCCACCAAGGAGGTCCTCGGCTGGGACCCCGAGCTCACCTTCCAGGTGCCCGAGGAGGTCCTCGCCCACACCCGCCAGCTCGGTGAGCGCGGCTCCGCGTGGGGCGCCGCGTGGGACGAGCAGTACGCCGCCTGGGCGGACGCCCACCCGGAGCGGGCCACCCTGCTGCACCGGCTCAAGTCGCGGGCCCTGCCCGAGGGGCTCGAGGCCGCACTCCCGACCTTCGAGGCCAGCGAGAAGGGCGTCGCCACCCGCGTGGCGTCCAGCGAAGTCATCAACGCCGTCGCACCGCTGATGCCCGAGCTGTGGGGCGGCTCCGCCGACCTCGCCGGCTCGAACAACACCACGATCAAGGGCGCCCCGTCGTTCCTCCCGAAGAGCCGCGGCGTCGAGGAGTGGAAGGCCGACCCCCACCAGGGTCGGGTGCTCCACTTCGGCATCCGCGAGCACGGCATGGGCGCGATCATGAACGGCATCGCGGCCGACGCCCTCACCCGCGTCTTCGGCGGCACCTTCCTGACGTTCTCGGACTACATGCGCGGAGCGGTGCGGGTCGCGGCCCTGAGCCAGCTGCCCGTCACCTACGTCTGGACCCACGACTCCATCGGCCTCGGCGAGGACGGCCCGACCCACCAGCCGGTCGAGCACCTCGCGGCCCTGCGCGCGATGCCCGGCCTCGACGTCGTCCGCCCCGCGGACGCCAACGAGACGGCCGCCTGCTGGTTCACCATCCTCGGCCACACCGACCGTCCCGCGGCGCTCGCGCTGACCCGCCAGAACGTGCCGGTCTTCCCGCGCGGTGCCGAGGGCTTCGCCGAGACCAGCGAGGTCCACCGCGGCGCCTACGTCCTCGTCGACGCCGAGGGCGGCCGGCCCGACGTGATCCTGCTGGCCACCGGCTCCGAGGTGCAGCTCGCCGTCCAGGCCCGCACCCGGCTCGCCGAGGAGGGCGTCCAGGCCCGGGTCGTGTCGATGCCGTGCCTCGAGTGGTTCGAGGCGCAGGACCAGTCCTACCGCGACACCGTCATCCCGCCGATCGTCAAGGCCCGCGTCTCCGTCGAGGCCGGCGTGAAGCAAGGCTGGCGCGAGTACGTCGGCGACCACGGCCGCATCGTCTCGATCGACCACTACGGCGCCTCGGCCGACTACGCCCGTCTCTACCAGGAGTTCGGCATCACGGCGGAGGCCGTGGTCGCCGCCGCCCACGACAGCATCCGGACGGTCCAGGACTGA
- the tal gene encoding transaldolase has protein sequence MSDRLKALADAGVSIWLDDLSRERIESGNLAELVETKSVVGVTTNPTIFAGAIADGERYDEQVRKLVAQGERVDRVIFELTTEDVRNACDILRPVADGSSSDGRVSIEVEPDLANDTEGTIASARALWSAVDRSNVLIKIPATEEGLPAITAAIAEGISVNVTLIFGIDRYRAVMDAYLSGLEAARDAGLDLSRIQSVASFFVSRVDSEIDKRLDAIGTDEATALKGKAAVANAWLAYAAFEEVVASDRWKQLADAGAHRQRPLWASTGVKSDAYPDTLYVSELVVADTVNTMPEKTMDAFADHGEVTGDTVTGKGAEAQAIFDRLSAVGIDFDDVLVVLEDEGVDKFKKSWQELVETVRGQMEKAGQAQA, from the coding sequence ATGAGTGACCGTCTGAAGGCCCTTGCTGACGCAGGGGTGTCCATCTGGCTCGACGACCTGTCGCGCGAGCGCATCGAGTCCGGCAACCTCGCCGAGCTCGTCGAGACCAAGTCCGTCGTCGGCGTGACGACGAACCCCACCATCTTCGCCGGCGCGATCGCCGACGGCGAGCGGTACGACGAGCAGGTCCGCAAGCTCGTCGCCCAGGGTGAGAGGGTCGACCGCGTCATCTTCGAGCTGACCACCGAGGACGTCCGCAACGCCTGCGACATCCTGCGCCCCGTCGCCGACGGCTCGTCCTCGGACGGCCGCGTGTCGATCGAGGTCGAGCCCGACCTGGCCAACGACACCGAGGGCACCATCGCCTCGGCGCGCGCGCTCTGGTCGGCCGTGGACCGCTCCAACGTCCTGATCAAGATCCCCGCGACCGAGGAGGGCCTGCCGGCCATCACGGCCGCGATCGCCGAGGGCATCTCGGTGAACGTGACGCTGATCTTCGGCATCGACCGCTACCGCGCGGTGATGGACGCCTACCTCAGCGGCCTCGAGGCCGCGCGCGACGCCGGGCTCGACCTGTCGCGCATCCAGTCCGTCGCATCGTTCTTCGTGTCCCGCGTGGACTCCGAGATCGACAAGCGCCTCGACGCGATCGGCACCGACGAGGCCACCGCCCTCAAGGGCAAGGCAGCCGTCGCGAACGCCTGGCTCGCCTACGCGGCGTTCGAGGAGGTCGTGGCCAGCGACCGCTGGAAGCAGCTCGCCGACGCCGGCGCGCACCGCCAGCGTCCGCTGTGGGCCTCCACCGGCGTGAAGAGCGACGCCTACCCGGACACGCTCTACGTGAGCGAGCTGGTCGTGGCGGACACCGTCAACACGATGCCCGAGAAGACCATGGACGCGTTCGCGGACCACGGCGAGGTCACCGGCGACACGGTGACCGGCAAGGGCGCCGAGGCGCAGGCGATCTTCGACCGGCTCAGCGCGGTCGGGATCGACTTCGACGACGTGCTCGTCGTGCTCGAGGACGAGGGCGTCGACAAGTTCAAGAAGTCCTGGCAGGAGCTCGTGGAGACCGTCCGCGGCCAGATGGAGAAGGCAGGACAGGCGCAGGCATGA
- a CDS encoding glucose-6-phosphate isomerase, with the protein MTQTAWNTVKAPHEGGSGAAFELFFGYPDEAAFARTVEQLADDHVASGIARRDRTLWGPAAEDESGKRLAWVSLSETSRPLVDEIVTLRAELHGKGLTRVVLCGMGGSSLAPEVICGAAGVDLDVLDSSDPDFVRTALESRLAETVVVVSSKSGGTVETDSQRRAFEKAFTDAGIDPAERIVVVTDPGSPLEEQSRASGYRVFLADPEVGGRYSALTAFGLVPSGLAGADIGALLDEAEAIRPALESDSVDNPGLRLGGLLGAANRAGVDKVVLANSGAAYAGFGDWAEQLIAESTGKDGQGILPVVVDRLDAPNFTPSTTDEVLATFGPTFVFGGDLRPASGWGVHVDAPLGAQMLLWEYATAVAGRVIGINPFDQPDVESAKQAARDMLDGGGSSPTPLFVEGPVTVYASSGWLPPEVTSVAAAVTALLADVDSTHGYVAVQAYLDRHRDAELASVRDQLAVRTGRPVTFGWGPRFLHSTGQYHKGGPATGVYLQVTGDPLADLAVPDRPFTFQEFLTAQAVGDGQVLADKGRPVLRLHVSSPADLDAVREALG; encoded by the coding sequence ATGACGCAGACAGCTTGGAACACCGTCAAGGCCCCGCACGAGGGAGGGTCCGGAGCGGCGTTCGAGCTGTTCTTCGGCTACCCCGACGAGGCCGCGTTCGCACGGACCGTCGAGCAGCTGGCCGACGACCACGTCGCCAGCGGCATCGCCCGCCGCGACCGGACCCTGTGGGGTCCGGCCGCGGAGGACGAGTCCGGCAAGCGGCTCGCGTGGGTCTCCCTCTCGGAGACCTCGCGGCCGCTGGTCGACGAGATCGTCACCCTGCGCGCCGAGCTCCACGGCAAGGGCCTGACCCGGGTCGTGCTCTGCGGCATGGGCGGCTCCTCCCTAGCCCCCGAGGTGATCTGCGGGGCCGCGGGCGTCGATCTCGACGTCCTCGACTCCTCCGACCCGGACTTCGTCCGCACCGCCCTCGAGAGCCGGCTCGCCGAGACCGTCGTGGTGGTGTCCTCCAAGTCCGGCGGCACCGTCGAGACCGACTCCCAGCGCCGGGCCTTCGAGAAGGCGTTCACGGACGCCGGCATCGACCCCGCCGAGCGGATCGTCGTCGTCACCGACCCGGGCTCGCCGCTGGAGGAGCAGTCGCGTGCCTCCGGCTACCGCGTGTTCCTCGCCGACCCCGAGGTCGGTGGCCGCTACTCCGCCCTCACCGCGTTCGGCCTGGTCCCCAGCGGGCTCGCCGGTGCGGACATCGGCGCCCTGCTCGACGAGGCCGAGGCCATCCGGCCCGCGCTCGAGTCCGACTCCGTCGACAACCCCGGGCTGCGCCTCGGCGGCCTCCTCGGCGCCGCGAACCGCGCCGGGGTCGACAAGGTCGTACTGGCGAACTCCGGGGCGGCGTACGCCGGTTTCGGCGACTGGGCCGAGCAGCTCATCGCCGAGTCCACCGGCAAGGACGGGCAGGGCATCCTGCCGGTCGTCGTCGACCGCCTCGACGCACCGAACTTCACGCCGAGCACGACCGACGAGGTGCTCGCGACCTTCGGACCGACCTTCGTCTTCGGCGGCGACCTGCGCCCCGCCTCCGGCTGGGGCGTGCACGTCGACGCCCCGCTGGGCGCGCAGATGCTGCTGTGGGAGTACGCCACGGCGGTCGCCGGACGCGTCATCGGCATCAACCCCTTCGACCAGCCCGACGTCGAGAGCGCCAAGCAGGCCGCCCGCGACATGCTCGACGGCGGCGGCAGCTCGCCCACGCCGCTCTTCGTCGAGGGTCCGGTCACGGTCTACGCCTCGTCGGGCTGGCTGCCGCCGGAGGTCACCTCCGTGGCCGCCGCCGTCACGGCCCTGCTGGCCGACGTCGACAGCACCCACGGGTACGTCGCCGTCCAGGCCTACCTCGACCGGCACCGCGACGCCGAGCTGGCCTCGGTCCGCGACCAGCTCGCCGTGCGCACCGGCCGCCCCGTCACCTTCGGGTGGGGCCCGCGCTTCCTGCACTCGACCGGGCAGTACCACAAGGGCGGCCCCGCGACCGGCGTCTACCTCCAGGTGACCGGCGACCCGCTGGCCGACCTGGCGGTGCCCGACCGGCCGTTCACGTTCCAGGAGTTCCTGACCGCCCAGGCGGTCGGCGACGGACAGGTGCTGGCCGACAAGGGCCGACCCGTCCTGCGGCTGCACGTCAGCAGCCCGGCCGACCTCGACGCCGTACGAGAGGCCCTCGGGTGA
- the zwf gene encoding glucose-6-phosphate dehydrogenase, giving the protein MTYTNPLRDPQDRRLPRIAGPCGMVLFGVTGDLSRKKVMPAIYDLANRGLLPPGFSLVGFARRDWADQDFAQIVHDSVKQYARTEFREEVWKQLAEGFRFVPGNFDDDEAFERLRRTIEELDEARGTGGNHAFYLAIPPGFFGDVVGQLQEHGLATPEEGSWRRVVVEKPFGHDLESARELNDVLGGVFDSGSIFRIDHYLGKETVQNILALRFANEMFEPIWNANYVDHVQITMAEDIGIGGRAGYYDGIGAARDVIQNHLLQLMSLVAMEEPTSFDAESLRIEKQKVLSSIVLPNRLDLTTARGQYVQGWQGGEKVGGFLEEEGIKKTSTTETFAAVTLHVDTRRWAGVPFYLRTGKRLGRRVTEVAIVFKRAPHLPFSESSTEELTHNALVIRVQPDEGMTIRFGSKVPGTAMEIRDVNMDFAYGGSFTEASPEAYERLILDVLLGDPPLFPRHEEVELSWKILDPILESWAKKGKPDTYESGTWGPESADKMLARDGRVWRRP; this is encoded by the coding sequence GTGACCTACACGAACCCCCTCCGCGACCCGCAGGACCGGCGGCTCCCCCGGATCGCCGGCCCGTGCGGCATGGTGCTCTTCGGCGTGACCGGCGACCTGTCGCGCAAGAAGGTCATGCCCGCGATCTACGACCTGGCCAACCGCGGGCTGCTGCCCCCGGGCTTCAGCCTCGTCGGCTTCGCCCGGCGGGACTGGGCCGACCAGGACTTCGCGCAGATCGTCCACGACTCCGTCAAGCAGTACGCCCGTACGGAGTTCCGCGAGGAGGTCTGGAAGCAGCTCGCCGAGGGCTTCCGCTTCGTCCCGGGCAACTTCGACGACGACGAGGCCTTCGAGCGCCTGCGCCGCACGATCGAGGAGCTCGACGAGGCCCGCGGCACCGGCGGCAACCACGCCTTCTACCTCGCCATCCCGCCGGGCTTCTTCGGCGACGTCGTCGGCCAGCTGCAGGAGCACGGCCTCGCGACGCCCGAGGAGGGCTCGTGGCGGCGTGTCGTCGTCGAGAAGCCCTTCGGCCACGACCTGGAGTCGGCTCGTGAGCTCAACGACGTGCTCGGCGGCGTCTTCGACTCGGGCTCGATCTTCCGGATCGACCACTACCTCGGCAAGGAGACGGTCCAGAACATCCTGGCGCTGCGCTTCGCCAACGAGATGTTCGAGCCGATCTGGAACGCCAACTACGTCGACCACGTGCAGATCACCATGGCCGAGGACATCGGCATCGGTGGCCGGGCCGGCTACTACGACGGCATCGGCGCGGCCCGCGACGTGATCCAGAACCACCTCCTCCAGCTGATGAGCCTGGTGGCGATGGAGGAGCCGACGTCCTTCGACGCCGAGAGCCTGCGGATCGAGAAGCAGAAGGTGCTCTCCAGCATCGTGCTCCCGAACCGCCTCGACCTCACGACGGCCCGCGGGCAGTACGTCCAGGGCTGGCAGGGCGGCGAGAAGGTCGGTGGCTTCCTCGAGGAGGAGGGCATCAAGAAGACCTCCACCACGGAGACGTTCGCCGCGGTCACGCTGCACGTCGACACGCGTCGCTGGGCCGGGGTGCCGTTCTACCTGCGCACCGGCAAGCGCCTCGGACGCCGGGTGACCGAGGTGGCGATCGTCTTCAAGCGGGCGCCCCACCTGCCGTTCTCCGAGTCCTCCACCGAGGAGCTCACCCACAACGCGCTCGTCATCCGGGTCCAGCCCGACGAGGGCATGACCATCCGGTTCGGCTCCAAGGTGCCCGGCACCGCCATGGAGATCCGCGACGTCAACATGGACTTCGCCTACGGCGGCTCCTTCACCGAGGCCAGCCCGGAAGCGTACGAGCGGCTGATCCTGGACGTGCTCCTCGGCGACCCGCCGCTCTTCCCCCGGCACGAGGAGGTCGAGCTCTCCTGGAAGATCCTCGACCCGATCCTCGAGAGCTGGGCGAAGAAGGGGAAGCCCGACACCTACGAGTCCGGCACCTGGGGTCCGGAGTCCGCAGACAAGATGCTGGCCCGCGACGGCCGCGTCTGGAGGAGGCCCTGA